The proteins below come from a single uncultured delta proteobacterium genomic window:
- a CDS encoding Sodium:dicarboxylate symporter has protein sequence MAAQTSGKSGFLGWYFGSNLLVRIMIGLLLGAIVGIALAFSDPGTAQTFVGYTKFLGDIFIRLLQMIVVPVIFLSLIAGAASIAPAELGRVGAKTLLYYLILVIVAITIGLVLANIFKPGDGLNLTGAADLQGKASNAPPLSTVLLAIIPTNIIDSLAKAAVLPIIFFALCFGVGLSYLRDSKDADLSRKGAMLFDIISAGAEVMYKIVRGIMEYAPIGVFFLIAGVFAVQGPKVIGPLVFVMALAYVGYIIHVIVGFGGSLTLFGLNFITFLRGAQEAMITAFVTRSSNATLPISLRVSEENLGVPRSISSFTLPIGATINMDGTAIYLAIGSMFIGFAVGKPLSMDQQLVVMITATLGAIGAAGVPGAGALMMLLVLESVGLKVEAGTAVAAAYAMILGVDTVFDMGRTCLNVTGDIVAATVVSKTEGELDMSKWKKA, from the coding sequence ATGGCTGCACAAACATCGGGCAAGTCTGGATTCCTGGGGTGGTATTTTGGCTCAAATCTTCTGGTCCGAATTATGATCGGCCTCCTGCTCGGCGCCATTGTCGGGATAGCGCTCGCCTTTTCCGATCCCGGCACGGCACAAACCTTTGTCGGGTACACGAAATTCTTGGGTGACATCTTCATCAGGCTCCTGCAGATGATCGTCGTCCCGGTCATCTTCCTCTCCCTGATCGCTGGGGCCGCCAGCATCGCCCCGGCCGAACTGGGGCGGGTGGGCGCCAAAACCCTGCTGTATTATTTAATCCTGGTCATTGTCGCCATCACCATCGGCCTTGTTCTGGCCAACATCTTCAAGCCCGGCGACGGCCTTAACCTCACCGGCGCGGCCGACCTGCAGGGCAAGGCTTCCAACGCGCCGCCGCTGTCCACCGTTCTCCTGGCCATCATTCCGACCAACATCATCGACTCCCTGGCCAAAGCCGCCGTGCTGCCGATCATCTTCTTCGCGCTCTGCTTCGGCGTGGGGCTTTCCTACCTGCGCGACTCCAAGGATGCCGACCTGTCCAGGAAAGGCGCCATGCTGTTCGACATTATTTCCGCGGGCGCGGAAGTTATGTACAAGATCGTGCGCGGCATCATGGAATACGCGCCCATCGGCGTGTTCTTCCTGATCGCGGGCGTGTTCGCCGTCCAGGGTCCCAAGGTTATCGGACCCCTGGTGTTCGTCATGGCGCTGGCCTATGTCGGCTACATCATCCACGTCATCGTGGGCTTCGGCGGTTCCTTGACCCTCTTCGGGCTTAACTTCATCACGTTCCTGCGCGGCGCTCAGGAAGCCATGATCACGGCCTTCGTGACCCGTTCCTCCAACGCCACGCTCCCCATTTCCCTGCGCGTGTCCGAAGAAAACCTGGGCGTTCCCCGCTCCATTTCCTCCTTCACCCTGCCCATCGGCGCGACCATCAACATGGACGGCACGGCCATTTACCTGGCCATCGGCTCCATGTTCATCGGCTTTGCCGTGGGCAAGCCCCTCTCCATGGACCAGCAGCTCGTTGTGATGATCACCGCGACCCTGGGCGCCATCGGCGCGGCCGGCGTGCCCGGCGCGGGCGCCCTCATGATGCTGCTGGTGCTTGAATCCGTGGGCCTGAAAGTGGAAGCCGGCACCGCCGTTGCGGCCGCTTACGCCATGATCCTCGGCGTCGACACCGTGTTCGACATGGGCCGCACCTGTCTGAACGTCACCGGCGACATCGTGGCCGCGACAGTGGTCTCGAAAACCGAGGGCGAGCTTGATATGAGCAAGTGGAAGAAGGCATAG
- a CDS encoding hypothetical protein (Evidence 5 : No homology to any previously reported sequences) — MLDSVIHCPYKAYMSRSVLVRRLKDAGAKVFSVCSGIHSVLLFLFSVLYSLGIRTACGLSARGRDALASGCRFLREHRLSARRIFMGLVYGLALFWALFLPGM, encoded by the coding sequence ATGCTTGACAGTGTTATTCATTGTCCATACAAAGCGTATATGAGCAGAAGCGTTTTGGTGCGGCGTCTGAAGGACGCCGGGGCCAAGGTTTTCTCCGTTTGCAGCGGTATCCATTCCGTCCTGTTGTTTCTTTTCTCGGTTCTTTACAGCCTGGGAATACGCACCGCTTGCGGCCTGTCCGCACGGGGCAGGGACGCGCTGGCGTCCGGCTGCCGTTTTTTGCGGGAGCACCGGCTGTCCGCGCGGCGTATTTTCATGGGGCTGGTTTACGGGCTGGCGCTCTTCTGGGCGTTGTTCCTGCCGGGAATGTGA
- a CDS encoding putative enzyme (Evidence 3 : Function proposed based on presence of conserved amino acid motif, structural feature or limited homology; Product type pe : putative enzyme): MARRAKRREKGRTMTEKEKAAAGLLYDGNYEPGMMAERIHAASLCQRYNTLPPGSREEQRAVMRELLGKTGDDFLIVQPFYCDYGYNITIGERFFANVNCVILDAAPVVFGDNVFIGPTCGFYTAGHPLNVIQRNQGLEYAYPIAIGNNVWIGGNAVFMPGVTVGDNVVVGAGSVVTRSIPANTVAVGNPCRVLRDVTAEELGLPPAF, translated from the coding sequence ATGGCGCGACGGGCAAAAAGACGCGAAAAAGGACGAACCATGACAGAAAAAGAAAAAGCCGCCGCCGGTCTGCTGTACGACGGCAACTACGAACCGGGCATGATGGCGGAGCGCATTCACGCCGCGAGCCTTTGCCAACGGTACAACACCTTGCCGCCGGGCAGCCGGGAGGAGCAGCGGGCGGTTATGCGCGAGCTTCTCGGCAAAACCGGCGATGATTTTCTGATCGTGCAGCCGTTTTATTGCGATTACGGCTACAACATAACGATCGGCGAGCGGTTTTTCGCCAACGTGAACTGCGTCATTCTGGACGCGGCACCGGTCGTCTTCGGGGACAACGTGTTTATCGGGCCGACTTGCGGCTTTTACACGGCGGGGCACCCGCTTAACGTGATCCAGCGCAACCAGGGGCTGGAATACGCCTACCCCATCGCCATCGGGAACAACGTCTGGATAGGCGGCAACGCCGTGTTCATGCCCGGCGTGACCGTGGGGGACAACGTGGTCGTCGGCGCGGGAAGCGTCGTGACAAGAAGCATCCCCGCAAACACCGTCGCCGTGGGCAATCCCTGCCGGGTGCTCCGGGACGTGACGGCGGAGGAGCTCGGCCTGCCCCCCGCCTTCTGA
- a CDS encoding conserved hypothetical protein (Evidence 4 : Homologs of previously reported genes of unknown function) — MEKQAVIASFDDLPLAYIAKGKLESAGIPCRLTNEYLVGINNLYANMVGGIDLIVPERDEAVARELLTGQLSRLELAPEDRALAPDLEEALFEPDCACPRCGSTDVKQFSLRRALMAVTYLFFGLPLASRKTFYTCGVCGHKWRDGQKDAKKDEP, encoded by the coding sequence ATGGAAAAACAGGCCGTTATAGCGTCGTTTGACGATTTGCCCCTGGCTTACATTGCCAAAGGCAAACTGGAGAGCGCGGGCATCCCCTGCCGCCTGACCAACGAGTATCTGGTGGGGATTAACAACCTCTATGCCAACATGGTGGGGGGCATTGACCTTATCGTGCCGGAACGCGACGAGGCCGTGGCCCGTGAGTTGCTTACCGGGCAATTGTCCCGCCTGGAACTGGCCCCGGAAGACCGGGCGCTGGCGCCGGACCTGGAAGAAGCCCTGTTTGAGCCGGACTGCGCGTGCCCGCGCTGCGGCTCCACCGACGTGAAACAATTTTCCCTGCGCCGCGCGCTCATGGCCGTAACATACCTTTTTTTCGGCCTGCCGTTGGCGAGCCGGAAAACTTTTTACACGTGCGGCGTCTGCGGCCATAAATGGCGCGACGGGCAAAAAGACGCGAAAAAGGACGAACCATGA
- a CDS encoding conserved hypothetical protein (Evidence 4 : Homologs of previously reported genes of unknown function) has product MAILCLGDSLTYGYEVDRKHVWPALAEKELGVPVLNKGVNGLMTAGMLSLCTQKAVSAAATAVMLLGGANDILSGLDPAEPLANMAALIDRVRHMGGTPLCGIPIPFCPPIREDWAAMADFPERTPVYEEYVARLRALAGEKDCPVVDFRAGLAGHAAGIALPVRAFYSDGIHLNREGHQVFAAIFVSALRERAFV; this is encoded by the coding sequence GTGGCGATTCTCTGCTTGGGCGACAGCCTGACTTACGGGTACGAGGTGGACCGGAAACACGTCTGGCCCGCGCTCGCGGAAAAGGAACTCGGCGTCCCGGTCCTGAACAAGGGCGTCAACGGCCTCATGACCGCGGGCATGCTCAGCCTGTGCACGCAAAAAGCCGTCAGCGCGGCGGCAACGGCCGTTATGCTCCTGGGCGGCGCCAACGACATCCTGTCCGGCCTTGATCCGGCAGAACCCCTCGCCAACATGGCGGCTCTGATCGACAGGGTGCGGCATATGGGCGGCACGCCGCTGTGCGGCATCCCCATCCCCTTTTGCCCGCCCATCCGGGAAGACTGGGCGGCCATGGCCGATTTCCCGGAACGGACCCCGGTATATGAAGAATATGTAGCGCGCCTCCGCGCGCTGGCCGGGGAAAAAGACTGCCCGGTTGTGGATTTTCGCGCCGGTCTGGCCGGGCATGCCGCCGGCATCGCCCTGCCGGTCCGGGCATTTTACAGCGACGGCATTCACCTGAACAGGGAAGGCCACCAGGTGTTTGCCGCCATTTTTGTCAGCGCGCTCCGGGAGCGCGCGTTCGTATGA
- the lplJ gene encoding Lipoate-protein ligase LplJ: MMYYIESDATDPHYNLALEQHVFDTLSKEHSIFMLWRNDNAIIVGKHQNTVAEINASYVQEKGIRVVRRLSGGGAVYHDLGNVNFTFIVAAGNMAAFDFASFCRPVVKALGELGVTAEINGRNDMTIDGKKFSGNAQYCKRGRVMHHGTILYDSDLSVVGAALVVPKDKIESKGLKSVQSRVTNVKAYMRDDIPVERFMEALRDAMFRENAMVPYTLTEEDKAAVATLKKEVYDTWDWNYGASPAYSIKKERRVEGCGKIEVHMDVDKGIIRDIAFFGDYFGNADASALAPVLAGRRVERAELAAALAAVTIGDYFHNLDMDAFLDILTQ; this comes from the coding sequence ATGATGTATTACATTGAAAGCGACGCAACCGATCCGCACTACAACCTTGCCCTGGAGCAGCACGTCTTTGACACCCTGTCAAAGGAACACAGCATTTTCATGCTCTGGCGGAACGACAACGCCATTATCGTGGGCAAGCACCAGAACACGGTGGCGGAGATCAACGCCTCCTACGTACAGGAAAAAGGCATCCGCGTGGTGCGCCGTCTTTCCGGCGGGGGCGCGGTGTACCACGACCTCGGCAACGTCAATTTCACGTTCATCGTCGCGGCCGGGAACATGGCCGCTTTTGACTTCGCCTCCTTTTGCCGCCCGGTGGTAAAAGCCCTCGGAGAATTGGGCGTCACGGCGGAAATCAACGGCCGCAACGACATGACAATCGACGGCAAGAAATTTTCCGGCAACGCCCAGTACTGCAAACGGGGCCGGGTCATGCACCACGGCACCATCCTCTATGATTCCGATCTTTCCGTGGTCGGCGCGGCCCTGGTGGTCCCCAAGGACAAGATAGAATCCAAGGGGTTGAAGTCCGTGCAAAGCCGCGTCACCAACGTCAAGGCCTACATGCGGGACGACATCCCGGTGGAACGCTTCATGGAAGCCCTGCGGGACGCCATGTTCCGCGAGAACGCCATGGTGCCGTATACGCTGACAGAGGAAGACAAGGCCGCTGTGGCTACCCTGAAAAAAGAGGTGTACGACACCTGGGATTGGAATTACGGCGCATCCCCGGCCTACAGCATCAAGAAAGAGCGCCGCGTCGAAGGCTGCGGTAAAATCGAAGTCCATATGGACGTGGACAAGGGCATTATCAGGGACATCGCCTTTTTCGGCGACTATTTCGGCAACGCGGACGCGTCCGCCCTGGCCCCCGTCCTGGCCGGGCGCCGGGTGGAGCGGGCGGAACTTGCCGCCGCCCTCGCCGCCGTTACGATCGGCGACTACTTCCACAACCTGGATATGGACGCCTTTCTCGACATCCTGACGCAATAG
- a CDS encoding 2',5' RNA ligase — protein MPDAPGGKTRLFAAVAIPDGVTARMAALRADIPGCRWLTAHHLTLRFIGEVEQDQATAIRASLREVTAAPFSLAVRGLGLFAQSRQTVVWAGLEPSPALFRLKEGIDAALAGGAGLPEPRGRFTPHITLARLKTAPPAALRAHVRENAATGAGAFSVAAFGLYSSILAPGGAVHTLEEAYPLVVSE, from the coding sequence ATGCCGGACGCCCCCGGCGGGAAAACACGCCTGTTCGCGGCCGTCGCCATCCCGGACGGCGTAACCGCGCGCATGGCGGCCTTGCGGGCCGATATCCCCGGCTGCCGCTGGCTCACGGCCCATCACCTGACCCTGCGGTTCATCGGCGAAGTGGAACAGGATCAGGCCACGGCAATCCGTGCCTCGCTCCGGGAGGTAACGGCCGCTCCCTTCTCCCTTGCCGTCCGGGGGCTGGGCCTGTTCGCCCAAAGCCGCCAGACCGTTGTCTGGGCCGGGCTGGAGCCGTCGCCTGCGCTCTTCCGCCTCAAGGAAGGAATTGACGCTGCCCTGGCGGGCGGGGCCGGATTGCCGGAGCCGCGGGGGCGATTCACGCCGCACATCACCCTCGCCCGGCTGAAAACAGCGCCCCCGGCCGCGTTGCGCGCCCATGTCAGGGAAAATGCCGCGACCGGGGCGGGTGCATTTTCCGTTGCCGCCTTCGGCCTGTACAGCAGCATCCTCGCGCCGGGCGGGGCCGTGCACACGTTGGAAGAAGCGTACCCGCTTGTTGTGAGTGAGTAG
- a CDS encoding Radical SAM domain protein has product MRYEGTVYRPPSEGDSVIIQATVGCPHNRCRFCRLYKRKKFRIRPVADILEDIATAGEYYPPAYVRTVFLADGNTVVMRTAQLLEILARIREVFPRVERVTSYGAAQYFTRKSPQEWRELREAGLSRIHCGMETGHDPLLALTNKGCTKAVYIDGCRRVRDAGIELSMYYLTGLGGTALWREHALDSAAVLNAVNPEFIRIRTFTPMPGTPMGDEFLAGTFGLPEPHAALRELRLLVENLDVTSRFYSDHWLNFADIHGILPNDKNRMLAAIDKALTLPRSAFREVGILPKDSL; this is encoded by the coding sequence ATGCGCTACGAAGGCACCGTGTACAGGCCCCCGTCGGAGGGCGACAGCGTCATCATCCAGGCAACGGTGGGCTGCCCGCACAACCGCTGCCGCTTCTGCCGCCTGTACAAGAGGAAGAAATTCAGAATCCGCCCGGTCGCGGATATCCTCGAGGATATCGCCACGGCCGGGGAATACTACCCGCCCGCCTACGTACGCACCGTGTTCCTGGCCGACGGCAATACGGTCGTCATGCGCACGGCCCAGCTTTTGGAAATTCTTGCCCGCATCCGCGAGGTTTTCCCCCGTGTCGAGCGGGTCACTTCTTACGGCGCGGCCCAGTACTTCACCCGCAAAAGTCCGCAGGAATGGCGCGAACTGCGGGAGGCCGGGCTTTCCCGCATCCATTGCGGCATGGAAACGGGCCATGACCCGCTCCTCGCCTTGACGAACAAGGGCTGCACCAAGGCCGTGTATATCGACGGCTGCCGCCGCGTGCGGGACGCCGGGATCGAACTCTCCATGTACTACCTGACCGGCCTCGGCGGCACGGCGTTGTGGAGGGAGCACGCCCTGGACAGCGCGGCCGTCCTGAACGCCGTCAATCCGGAGTTCATCCGCATCCGCACCTTCACGCCCATGCCGGGCACCCCCATGGGCGACGAATTCCTGGCCGGGACGTTCGGACTCCCGGAACCGCACGCCGCCTTGCGCGAGCTGCGCCTGCTGGTGGAAAACCTTGATGTGACAAGCCGCTTTTACAGCGACCACTGGCTGAACTTCGCGGACATCCACGGCATTCTGCCGAACGACAAAAACCGCATGCTCGCCGCCATCGACAAGGCCCTGACCCTGCCCCGCTCCGCCTTCCGGGAAGTGGGCATTTTACCGAAAGACTCACTCTGA
- a CDS encoding conserved membrane hypothetical protein (Evidence 4 : Homologs of previously reported genes of unknown function) → MIRAMDHLYIFAMLFFSVYSQIIIRWQVSLAGPLPESLEGKVMFVLRLLLSPWVITALAATFFSGISWMLAMTKFEISYAYPWASLNYVFMLTLGVLLFGEQFSLGKLAGTLLIVAGIIVVARH, encoded by the coding sequence GTGATACGCGCAATGGATCATCTTTACATTTTCGCCATGCTGTTTTTCAGCGTGTACAGCCAGATCATCATCCGCTGGCAGGTATCCCTCGCGGGACCGCTGCCGGAGAGCCTGGAAGGCAAGGTCATGTTCGTGCTGCGCCTCCTGCTCTCACCCTGGGTCATCACCGCGCTGGCAGCCACCTTTTTCAGCGGCATATCCTGGATGCTGGCCATGACCAAATTCGAGATCAGTTATGCCTACCCCTGGGCAAGCCTCAACTACGTGTTCATGCTCACGCTCGGCGTGCTGCTGTTCGGCGAACAGTTCAGCCTGGGCAAGCTGGCGGGCACGCTCCTGATTGTGGCGGGCATTATTGTCGTGGCCAGGCATTGA
- the rffA gene encoding TDP-4-oxo-6-deoxy-D-glucose transaminase (Evidence 2a : Function of homologous gene experimentally demonstrated in an other organism; PubMedId : 8366065; Product type e : enzyme), with translation MGIRVDFNKPYMTGKELYYIADAHFGRKLAGDGPYTRRCHAWLEERLACRKALLTHSCTAALEMFALLLDIGPGDEIIMPSYTFVSTANAFVLRGGTPVFVDIREDTLNIDERLVEAAITPRTKAIVAVHYAGVGCEMDTLAAIAARHGLALLEDAAQGLQATYKGRPLGSIGDLGALSFHETKNIICGEGGALLVNSPRCIQNSEIIREKGTDRSRFFRGEVDKYTWQAAGSSYLPGEVTAAFLWAQLEEADAINARRREAWDRYHALLAPLEARGLLRRPVIPDGCEHNAHMYYVLLAPGIARQAVLDHLKQNGIYAVFHYVPLHSSPAGQRFGRAHGDLAKTDDLAERLIRLPLWVGLSETDQTLVAETLRDALS, from the coding sequence ATGGGCATACGGGTGGATTTCAACAAGCCGTATATGACGGGCAAGGAACTGTACTACATAGCGGATGCCCATTTCGGCCGCAAGCTGGCCGGAGACGGCCCCTATACCCGGCGATGTCACGCCTGGCTGGAAGAGCGCCTTGCCTGCCGCAAAGCCCTTTTGACCCACTCCTGTACCGCCGCCCTGGAAATGTTCGCGCTGCTTCTGGACATAGGGCCCGGCGACGAGATCATCATGCCGTCCTACACCTTTGTCAGCACGGCCAACGCCTTTGTGCTGCGCGGCGGAACGCCGGTGTTCGTGGACATCCGGGAAGACACCCTGAACATTGACGAACGGTTGGTGGAAGCGGCCATAACCCCGCGCACCAAGGCCATTGTGGCCGTGCATTACGCCGGGGTCGGCTGCGAAATGGATACGCTCGCCGCCATCGCCGCCCGCCACGGCCTGGCTCTGCTGGAAGACGCGGCCCAGGGACTGCAGGCCACATACAAGGGCCGCCCCCTCGGGAGCATCGGCGACCTGGGCGCCTTGAGCTTCCATGAAACCAAAAACATCATCTGCGGGGAAGGCGGCGCGCTGCTCGTCAATTCTCCCCGTTGCATCCAGAACTCGGAAATCATCCGGGAAAAAGGCACGGACCGCAGCCGCTTCTTCCGGGGGGAAGTGGACAAATACACCTGGCAGGCGGCCGGGTCCTCGTATTTGCCGGGCGAGGTGACGGCAGCCTTCCTCTGGGCCCAGCTCGAAGAGGCGGACGCCATCAACGCGCGGCGGCGGGAAGCCTGGGACCGCTACCACGCCCTCCTGGCCCCGCTGGAGGCGCGCGGCCTTCTCCGCCGCCCGGTTATCCCGGACGGGTGCGAGCACAACGCCCACATGTATTACGTTCTCCTCGCGCCGGGCATTGCCCGCCAGGCTGTGCTGGATCACCTGAAACAGAACGGCATTTACGCCGTGTTCCATTACGTGCCCCTGCACTCCTCCCCGGCCGGGCAGCGGTTCGGCCGCGCCCACGGCGATCTGGCGAAAACGGACGACCTTGCCGAACGGCTCATCCGCCTGCCGCTCTGGGTGGGCTTGTCCGAAACGGACCAGACGCTGGTCGCGGAAACCCTCCGCGATGCGCTTTCCTGA
- a CDS encoding conserved hypothetical protein (Evidence 4 : Homologs of previously reported genes of unknown function) has protein sequence MKKVAILQSNYIPWKGYFDIIARVDEFILYDEMQFTKNDWRNRNIIKTQQGPLWLTIPVGQDINRRICDVPLPGGPWRMKHWKTLVQNYSHAPCFKETAAWLEPLYRETQTTLSALNRRFIEEICRVLGIRTLIRDSSEYVLGEGKTERLVNLCRQTGADEYVSGPAARGYLDERLFADQGVRVTWMDYANYPEYPQLHGAFTHQVSILDLLFNRGADAPRFMRHVRP, from the coding sequence ATGAAAAAAGTAGCCATCCTGCAATCGAACTATATCCCCTGGAAAGGGTATTTTGACATCATCGCCAGGGTGGACGAGTTCATCCTGTACGACGAGATGCAGTTCACCAAAAACGACTGGCGCAACAGGAACATCATCAAGACGCAACAAGGGCCGCTCTGGCTGACCATTCCCGTGGGCCAGGACATCAACCGGCGCATTTGCGACGTGCCCCTGCCGGGCGGGCCGTGGCGGATGAAACACTGGAAAACCCTGGTCCAGAACTACTCCCACGCCCCGTGCTTCAAGGAGACGGCCGCATGGCTCGAACCCCTGTACCGCGAAACGCAGACGACGCTCTCCGCCCTGAACCGGCGGTTCATCGAGGAAATCTGCCGGGTTCTGGGCATCCGCACGCTGATCCGCGATTCCTCGGAGTACGTCCTTGGCGAGGGCAAAACCGAGCGCCTGGTCAATCTCTGCCGCCAGACCGGGGCGGACGAGTACGTGTCCGGCCCGGCGGCCCGGGGTTACCTGGATGAGCGCCTGTTCGCGGACCAGGGCGTCCGGGTGACCTGGATGGACTACGCAAACTACCCGGAATATCCGCAACTGCACGGAGCGTTCACCCACCAGGTCAGCATTCTCGATCTTCTGTTCAACCGCGGGGCGGATGCGCCCCGCTTCATGAGGCATGTGCGGCCATGA
- the pimF gene encoding putative glycosyltransferases (Evidence 3 : Function proposed based on presence of conserved amino acid motif, structural feature or limited homology), translating to MKLSIVTTLYRSRSYIAEFYARASAAARAHAGDDYEIVMVNDGSPDDSLNIAVRLAEEDPHVTVVDLSRNFGHHKAIMTGLAHSVGDHVFLLDVDLEEEPEWLAEFAAAMREKGCDVVFGVQKARKGGWFERWSGHCFYTVMDAITGLKMPANAVTARLMTRRYVDALLLHKEQELYIDGLFCSAGFEQAAYTVTKHSLSASTYTFRKKMALLVNSVTSFSNAPLVVISYIGFAISLFSFVYMLHLIIQRVIFSCITDGWTSIMASIWLMGGLIILFIGVVGVYVSKIFLETKQRPYTIIRRVYGQRRQ from the coding sequence ATGAAACTGTCCATAGTCACCACGCTGTACCGGTCCCGGTCGTATATCGCGGAATTTTATGCCAGAGCCTCGGCCGCCGCCAGGGCCCACGCCGGGGACGACTACGAAATCGTCATGGTTAACGACGGCTCCCCGGACGACAGCCTGAACATTGCCGTGCGCCTGGCGGAAGAAGACCCGCATGTCACGGTGGTGGATCTTTCCCGCAATTTCGGGCACCACAAGGCCATCATGACCGGCCTGGCGCATTCTGTCGGGGACCACGTATTCCTGCTCGACGTGGATCTGGAAGAGGAACCGGAATGGCTGGCGGAGTTTGCCGCCGCCATGCGCGAAAAAGGGTGCGACGTGGTCTTCGGCGTGCAGAAAGCGCGTAAGGGCGGCTGGTTCGAACGCTGGTCCGGGCATTGTTTTTATACGGTCATGGATGCCATCACGGGCCTGAAAATGCCCGCCAACGCCGTGACCGCCCGCCTGATGACCAGGCGCTACGTGGACGCGCTGTTGCTGCACAAGGAGCAGGAACTGTATATTGACGGCCTTTTCTGCAGCGCCGGGTTTGAGCAGGCGGCATACACGGTGACCAAGCACAGCCTCAGTGCCAGTACCTATACGTTCCGGAAAAAAATGGCCCTGCTGGTCAATTCCGTCACCTCCTTCAGCAACGCGCCGCTGGTGGTCATTTCCTACATCGGGTTCGCCATCTCGCTTTTTTCCTTTGTCTACATGCTGCACCTCATCATCCAGCGCGTGATATTCTCCTGCATAACCGACGGCTGGACCTCCATCATGGCTTCCATCTGGCTCATGGGCGGGCTGATTATTCTCTTCATCGGCGTCGTGGGCGTTTATGTTTCCAAGATATTCCTGGAAACCAAGCAACGGCCGTATACCATCATCAGGCGGGTTTATGGACAACGACGTCAATAA
- a CDS encoding putative SAM-binding motif-containing protein (Evidence 3 : Function proposed based on presence of conserved amino acid motif, structural feature or limited homology), with the protein MDNDVNNSALRDIPGYFAETLRQHGATAKGVDWNGEESQRVRFRQLSKIIAGEDAFSLNDLGCGYGAYYDFLAGRYADFSYAGFDITPEMLQAAEGRLAGKKNVRLALAAEPDTEADYTVASGIFNLRLGVSDADWLRYIERGLDIMARASRLGFAFNCLTAYSDPPKMRPDLYYAAPCALFDRCKRLYSRNVALLHDYSLYEFTILVRL; encoded by the coding sequence ATGGACAACGACGTCAATAATAGCGCATTGCGGGACATTCCCGGCTACTTCGCGGAAACGCTGCGCCAGCACGGCGCAACGGCCAAAGGCGTGGACTGGAACGGCGAGGAGAGCCAGCGGGTTCGCTTCCGCCAGCTTTCCAAGATCATCGCCGGGGAAGACGCTTTTTCCCTCAACGACCTGGGCTGCGGCTACGGCGCGTACTATGACTTCCTGGCCGGGCGGTATGCGGATTTTTCTTACGCGGGCTTCGATATCACGCCGGAGATGCTCCAGGCCGCCGAAGGCCGTTTGGCCGGGAAGAAAAACGTCCGCCTCGCCCTGGCGGCGGAACCGGATACGGAAGCGGACTACACCGTGGCCTCGGGCATCTTCAACCTGCGGCTCGGCGTTTCCGACGCTGACTGGCTGCGCTATATCGAGCGCGGCCTGGATATCATGGCCCGCGCCAGCCGCCTCGGATTCGCCTTCAACTGCCTGACGGCCTACTCCGACCCGCCTAAAATGCGGCCCGATCTTTACTACGCAGCCCCCTGCGCCCTGTTCGACCGCTGCAAGCGGCTGTACTCACGCAACGTGGCCCTGCTGCACGACTACAGCCTGTATGAATTTACCATTTTGGTACGGTTGTGA